One genomic segment of Fusobacterium mortiferum ATCC 9817 includes these proteins:
- a CDS encoding MarR family winged helix-turn-helix transcriptional regulator: MSDYNLKKSLGFKLDKASRLTTLNFNKKLKENNFMITPEQWGVINFLLESNGITQNQIGTLIGKDHTCVSRLVDTLIKKGLIIKKNSLNDKRINLIFLTELGKQIQSDVVETVEHSLDTVFKNVSEEEKKIFSDVLDKIIKNLE, translated from the coding sequence ATGAGTGATTATAATTTAAAAAAATCTTTAGGTTTTAAACTAGATAAAGCTTCTAGATTAACTACTTTAAATTTTAATAAAAAATTAAAAGAAAATAATTTTATGATAACTCCTGAACAGTGGGGTGTTATTAACTTTTTATTAGAAAGCAATGGAATTACTCAAAATCAAATAGGAACTCTTATTGGAAAAGATCATACTTGTGTTTCTAGACTTGTAGATACTCTTATAAAAAAAGGTTTGATTATAAAGAAAAATTCTCTCAATGATAAAAGAATAAATTTAATATTTTTAACAGAGTTAGGTAAACAAATACAAAGTGATGTTGTAGAAACTGTAGAACATAGTTTAGATACTGTTTTTAAAAATGTATCTGAAGAGGAGAAAAAAATTTTTTCCGATGTATTAGATAAAATTATAAAAAATTTAGAGTGA
- a CDS encoding MATE family efflux transporter: MEKNKNLFEKVEVKKAVMEMAIPTIISSLIVVIYNMADTFFVGQTQNPLQVAAVSLTNPIFVMYMAISQLIGIGGSTLISIFLGKRKRKYAKQCSSFSCYSSLGLGVIFGAIIIIFMDNILKLLGATLDTYIFTREYLFYIALGGPVILFSNAFGHTVRGEGGAKASMIGGMIGTIVNIVLDPIFILTLGMGTAGAAIATVIGNIAGTLYYIYYFNYRSPLLTISPRYFTFSQEVAGSLLKLGIPAGINSGLMSISTIFLNNILLIYGNSAVAAMGIVTKIYLLIALIHMGIANGIQPLLGYCYGAKLKKRFMDIMKFSLKFSISIGLILTVIYIVFSKEIIELFIQDREVIEYGAKMLVATSLAGPILGVMFLSINGMQAINNPLPATVLSLARQGLLFIPLLFVMNSFLGLTGVNFTQTVADYISIVIGVFLFINSLKKVKE; the protein is encoded by the coding sequence ATGGAGAAAAATAAAAATTTATTTGAAAAAGTTGAAGTAAAAAAAGCAGTTATGGAGATGGCTATCCCTACAATAATCTCGTCATTAATTGTAGTAATATACAATATGGCAGATACATTTTTTGTAGGACAGACTCAAAATCCACTTCAAGTGGCAGCTGTATCTTTAACAAATCCAATTTTTGTAATGTATATGGCTATATCTCAACTTATTGGTATTGGAGGAAGTACATTGATTTCAATATTTTTAGGAAAGAGAAAAAGAAAATATGCAAAGCAGTGTTCAAGTTTTTCTTGTTATTCATCATTAGGATTGGGAGTAATTTTTGGAGCTATAATCATAATTTTTATGGATAATATATTAAAATTATTGGGTGCTACTCTAGATACATATATTTTTACAAGAGAGTATCTGTTTTATATAGCTCTAGGTGGACCTGTTATTTTATTTTCTAATGCTTTTGGTCATACTGTTCGTGGAGAAGGAGGAGCTAAGGCATCAATGATAGGTGGAATGATTGGAACAATTGTAAATATAGTTTTAGATCCAATATTTATCTTAACTTTAGGAATGGGAACAGCAGGAGCTGCTATAGCTACAGTTATTGGAAATATAGCTGGCACATTATATTATATTTATTATTTTAATTATAGAAGCCCGTTATTAACAATATCACCTAGATATTTTACTTTTAGTCAAGAAGTAGCAGGAAGTTTGTTAAAATTAGGAATACCTGCAGGAATAAATTCAGGGCTTATGAGTATCTCTACCATATTTTTAAATAATATTTTACTTATCTACGGAAATAGTGCAGTTGCTGCTATGGGAATAGTAACAAAGATATATCTATTAATAGCTCTAATACATATGGGAATTGCTAATGGTATCCAACCTCTTTTAGGATATTGTTATGGAGCTAAATTAAAAAAGAGATTTATGGATATTATGAAGTTTAGTTTAAAATTTTCAATAAGTATAGGCTTAATATTGACAGTAATTTATATAGTTTTTAGTAAAGAGATAATAGAATTATTTATTCAAGATAGAGAGGTTATTGAATATGGGGCAAAGATGTTAGTGGCTACTTCGTTAGCAGGACCTATATTAGGAGTAATGTTTTTATCAATAAATGGAATGCAGGCTATTAATAATCCTCTACCTGCTACTGTATTATCTTTAGCAAGACAGGGCTTATTGTTTATACCTTTGCTATTTGTGATGAACTCTTTTTTAGGATTGACAGGAGTTAACTTCACACAAACTGTAGCAGACTATATTTCTATTGTAATAGGAGTATTTTTATTTATAAATTCATTAAAAAAAGTAAAAGAATAA
- a CDS encoding MarR family winged helix-turn-helix transcriptional regulator, giving the protein MKREKNEDIGFFVKKISNHIEREMYNQYKNYSLKDITLMNIMIINFLATVDKDKEVFQKNIEEEFYINKATASKMLSLMEEKSLIERVPLENDGRLKKIVVLEKGESLKIVGKEIINNLENKLKKDITQEELDIFKKVCRLLIKNMEK; this is encoded by the coding sequence ATGAAAAGAGAAAAAAATGAAGATATTGGTTTTTTTGTAAAAAAAATAAGTAACCATATAGAGAGAGAGATGTATAATCAATATAAAAATTATAGTTTAAAAGATATTACCTTAATGAATATAATGATTATAAATTTTCTAGCAACTGTTGATAAAGATAAAGAAGTCTTTCAAAAGAATATAGAGGAGGAGTTTTATATCAATAAAGCAACTGCATCAAAGATGCTTTCGTTGATGGAGGAAAAAAGTCTAATAGAAAGAGTTCCTTTAGAAAATGATGGAAGGTTAAAAAAAATAGTTGTTTTAGAAAAAGGAGAGAGTTTAAAAATAGTTGGAAAAGAGATAATAAATAATTTGGAAAATAAATTAAAAAAAGATATCACTCAAGAAGAACTAGATATATTTAAGAAAGTTTGTAGATTATTAATAAAGAATATGGAAAAGTAG